The DNA region AAATACCCGAGACGATCACCATGCCTGGCAGGACGATGACGGACACAAGCACAAGGATGATGAAGACGATCTGGGAAGGTGGCACAAAGGTCCGTTGGGTGGCGGGGCGGGTGGTGAGGGTAAGCTGGTCTTCCTGCTCTGCCGCCCAGTCCACCGAGTTGATGAACATGTTGCCGTTGCCGTATACGTCAAAATTGCCGTCGATGACGAAGAGGGAGTTCCCGAAGACGACCACCCTTCCAGAAGTGACGGTGTTTTCGCCGACTGCAGCCAGGTACAGCGGACCGAGATTATCCACACCTTCGTCGTATTGATATTGCTCGGCGGTCTCGTCGTAGCTGGTTTCACCCCAGGAGTTATCGGATGTGAACATGAGCGGCGTGGCTACGATCTCCATGGATTCGGATGGAGTCACGCTGATGCTGCGCGCCTGCGGCATGATAACGGCGTAGTTGATGCTCAGGTTCTGGGTGATGGGGTGGGGGGTGATGCCGGCGGAAATGGCATTCAGCGGCTGCTGGCTGGCAAAGTCGAAGATGAAATCATCGTTCAAGGTGATGCCCCAATCGCTCTCGAGATAATTGGCGAGCGGGTCGGCAGCATTGCCGAACTCGGTGAAGGGAATCGGATCCTGCATCACGATCAGGGAGCCGCCTGCCGCGACGAAATCCTTAAGCAGATTGACTTCCTGCGCTGTGAGCGGTTTCTGTGGTCCGGCAACAATGATCACATCCGCATCTTTCGGGATGCTGCTTTGTGAGAGCAGGTTGAGCGTGTCCACGACATAATTTTTCGATTCGAGCGTGCTTTTCGCGATGGTAAAACTGCGCTCACTGCCCGCGCTGAGGGCGGCTTCGCCATGTCCCTGCAGGAAGTAAACTGTGCGCGATTCCGGGCTGATGAGGCGGATCATGGTGCGCGCCAGTTCGGTTTCGGATGCGAAGGATGCGATCTCTTTCGCCTCGCCCATCTGCAGAAGGATCTTACCGTCACCAGTAATGCCGGCTTCGCGCGCGGCGATCGGGTCAAGGTCTGGGTTGACGAATTGATAGTCGAAGTTGCCGCCGCTGTTCGTCTTGAACTTGATCAGTAGATCTTCGGCAGTGGAACGGTCCAGGCTGCTGGAATAAAACGCGGTGGCGGTTACCTTGGCGGGCAGTGCGGAGAGAATGTCCATGGTCTCCGAAGCCAGCGTGTTGGATTTGTCTTCCGTCCAATCCCACGATTTGGGATTGTTGAAGACAATGTAGTTCGCCACGAAGATCACGCCGATGAATGCCAGGGTGAGGATCAGTGAATTCGAGCCGTAGCGAG from Anaerolineales bacterium includes:
- a CDS encoding Gldg family protein, whose protein sequence is MAGKKKNPYAKYAFIGLILALVACVVSGLLVSANALLAVGMFNLSPEQRDTLTLVLQISIGLLVIGLAAYAMMSPDTVRRFLTGRQARYGSNSLILTLAFIGVIFVANYIVFNNPKSWDWTEDKSNTLASETMDILSALPAKVTATAFYSSSLDRSTAEDLLIKFKTNSGGNFDYQFVNPDLDPIAAREAGITGDGKILLQMGEAKEIASFASETELARTMIRLISPESRTVYFLQGHGEAALSAGSERSFTIAKSTLESKNYVVDTLNLLSQSSIPKDADVIIVAGPQKPLTAQEVNLLKDFVAAGGSLIVMQDPIPFTEFGNAADPLANYLESDWGITLNDDFIFDFASQQPLNAISAGITPHPITQNLSINYAVIMPQARSISVTPSESMEIVATPLMFTSDNSWGETSYDETAEQYQYDEGVDNLGPLYLAAVGENTVTSGRVVVFGNSLFVIDGNFDVYGNGNMFINSVDWAAEQEDQLTLTTRPATQRTFVPPSQIVFIILVLVSVIVLPGMVIVSGISAWVARRKRG